One Ornithorhynchus anatinus isolate Pmale09 chromosome 2, mOrnAna1.pri.v4, whole genome shotgun sequence DNA segment encodes these proteins:
- the ATXN2L gene encoding ataxin-2-like protein isoform X8: protein MLSDPRFGGKDAAPPDVGGKGHLGPPPSSLRGGGQSTGKGPPQSPAFEGVYNNSRMLHFLTAVVGSTCDVKVKNGTTYEGIFKTLSSKFDLAVDAVHRKAPEPAGGPRREDIVDTMVFKPSDVMLVHFRNVDFNYATKDKFTDSAIAMNSKVNGEHKEKVLQRWEGGDGNSDDYDLESDMSNGWDPNEMFKFNEENYGVKTTYDSSLSSYTVPLEKDNSEEFRQRELRAAQLAREIEASPQYRLRIAMENDDGRTEEEKHSSVQRQGSGRDSPSLVSREGKYIPLPQRVREGGPRGGVRCSSSRGSRPGIGSLPPRGGPHHPDSSGSSPGSEPRGINGGPSRMSPKAQRPLRGAKTMSSPSSRPLGETSAPPPAGRMYPPRSPKSAAPAPASASCPEPPVGSAVPTSTAPLPPASDPGVGPMPPSSPKVTAHADGKEAPPKEPGRTLEPPELARVPGKSPGLQNEQKRFQLEELRKFGAQFKLQPSSSPEAGSDPFSARGSKEGGVEPKGKEKEVEGLLVSEVLVPAVPSKAEPPADKEEKQLPLSLPGGAEGPDQQPQPPRQSQTGSPTGGIGKGDDKEEGPVTDQVKKSTLNPNAKEFNPSKPLLSVNKSTSTPTSPGPRTHSTPSIPVLTPGQSGMYSPQYISYIPQIHMGPAVQAPQMYPYPVSNSVPGQQGKYRGAKGSMPPQRSDQHQPASAPPIMQAAAAAGPPLVAATPYSSYISYNPQQFPGQPAMMQPMAHYPSQVPVFAPMLQSNPRMLTSGSHPQAIVSSSTPQYPPAEQPTPQTLYATVHQSYPHHATQLHAHQPQPATTPTGSQPQSQHAAPSPVQHQAGQPPHLGSGQPQQNLYHPGALTGTPPSLPPGPSAQSPQSSFPQPAAVYAIHAHQQLPHGFTNMAHVTQFSLIPPSSSPFTPRETEDRPGYDLSPPGGRGGGGGGGGGGGGGGRGLPSWLLPQQLRPVLQPPPPVPGAGELLPSTLNWGDREVGPGFRGGGGAPSGPPSPLIPLPLPLPSSLETENLLFSIIYNLALGPPHP, encoded by the exons ATGTTGTCCGACCCCCGATTTGGGGGTAAAGACGCTGCCCCCCCAGacgtgggggggaaggggcatttgggccccccgccttcctCACTGAGAGGAGG gggacagagcacggggaAGGGACCCCCGCAGTCACCG GCTTTCGAGGGGGTCTACAACAACTCCAGGATGCTGCACTTCCTCACCGCCGTTGTG GGTTCCACATGTGATGTGAAAGTGAAAAACGGCACCACTTACGAAGGCATCTTCAAAACCCTGAGCTCTAAG TTTGATCTGGCAGTGGACGCGGTGCACAGGAAGGCCCCGGAGCCGGCAGGCGGACCCCGACGGGAGGACATCGTGGACACGATGGTGTTCAAGCCGAGCGACGTGATGTTGGTGCATTTCCGCAACGTTGACTTCAACTACGCCACTAAGG ACAAGTTCACAGACTCAGCCATCGCGATGAACTCGAAGGTGAACGGGGAGCACAAGGAGAAAGTGCTGCagcgctgggaggggggcgaCGGCAACAGCGACGACTACGACCTTGAATCTGACATG TCTAACGGCTGGGACCCCAACGAAATGTTCAAATTCAACGAGGAGAACTACGGAGTGAAGACGACGTACGACAGCAGCCTCTCCTCCTACAC GGTGCCCTTGGAGAAGGACAACTCTGAGGAGTTCCGGCAGCGGGAGCTCCGGGCCGCCCAGCTGGCCCGCGAGATCGAGGCCAGCCCCCAGTACCGCTTGCGCATTGCCATGGAGAATGACGACGGGCGCACCGAGGAGGAGAAACACAGCTCCGTACAGCGACAGGGCTCCGGCCGGGACAGCCCCAGCCTCGTGTCCAG agaggggaagtacaTCCCCCTGCCCCAGAGAGTGCGGGAGGGTGGCCCCCGTGGCGGGGTGCGCTGCAGCAGCTCCCGGGGCAGTCGGCCCGGCATCGGCTCCTTGCCCCCCCGGGGGGGCCCTCATCACCCTGACAGCAGCGGTTCCAGCCCTGGTTCTGAGCCCCGAGGCATCAACGGAG GCCCTTCCCGCATGTCTCCCAAGGCTCAGCGGCCCCTGAGGGGCGCCAAGACCATGTCTTCCCCAAGCAGCCGGCCCCTTGGAGAAACTTCCGCTCCGCCTCCTGCGG gccGGATGTATCCCCCGCGCTCCCCTAagtcggccgccccggccccggcctcggcctcctGCCCCGAGCCGCCCGTAGGCTCTGCGGTGCCGACCTCCAcggcccccctccctccggcctcggATCCTGGAGTTGGCCCCATGCCCCCATCCTCCCCGAAGGTCACCGCGCACGCTGACg GGAAGGAGGCCCCCCCCAAAGAGCCTGGGAGAACATTGGAGCCCCCCGAGCTGGCCCGGGTCCCTGGGAAAT CCCCTGGCCTTCAGAACGAACAGAAACGATTCCAgctggaggagctgaggaaatttGGGGCCCAGTTTAAG cTCCAGCCCAGCAGCTCCCCCGAAGCCGGCTCGGACCCCTTCTCTGCCCGGGGCTCTAAGGAGGGCGGAGTGGAGcctaaagggaaggagaaggaagtggaggggCTCCTGGTGTCCGAGGTCCTGGTCCCCGCGGTCCCCTCCAAGGCCGAACCCCCTGCCgacaaagaggagaagcagctgcccctgtccctgcccggcggggccgaggggccggatCAGCAGCCTCAGCCTCCCCGGCAGAGCCAGACGGGCAGCCCCACTGGAGGCATTGGCAAGGGAGACGACAAGGAGGAGGGCCCCGTCACCGA TCAGGTGAAGAAGTCGACGCTGAACCCTAACGCCAAGGAATTCAATCCCTCGAAGCCTCTGCTGTCAGTg AACAAGTCAACCAGCACCCCAACTTCCCCAGGTCCCCGGACGCACTCAACTCCCTCGATCCCAGTGTTGACGCCGGGCCAGAGTGGGATGTACAGTCCGCAGTACATCTCCTATATACCTCAGATCCACATGGGTCCGGCTGTGCAG gctcctcaGATGTACCCGTATCCCGTGTCCAACTCGGTGCCCGGGCAGCAGGGCAAGTATCGGGGAGCTAAAG GTTCCATGCCCCCGCAGCGCTCGGACCAGCACCAGCCGGCCTCCGCTCCTCCCATCATGCAGGCGGCGGCCGCCGCGGGGCCCCCGTTGGTGGCGGCCACGCCGTACTCTTCCTACATCTCTTACAACCCCCAGCAGTTCCCCGGCCAGCCGGCCATGATGCAGCCCATGGCCCACTACCCGTCTCAGGTA CCCGTGTTTGCCCCGATGCTCCAGAGCAACCCGCGGATGCTGACGTCGGGCAGCCACCCGCAGGCCATCGTCTCCTCCTCCACGCCCCAGTACCCGCCGGCCGAGCAGCCCACCCCGCAGACGCTCTACG CCACCGTTCACCAGTCCTACCCTCACCATGCCACGCAACTCCACGCCCACCAGCCCCAGCCAGCCACCACCCCCACCGGGAGCCAGCCGCAGTCCCAGCATgcggcccccagccccgtccAG CACCAAGCTGGGCAACCCCCACACCTGGGTAGCGGGCAGCCTCAGCAGAACCTCTACCACCCCGGAGCCCTGACGGGCACAccgccttccctgccccccgGGCCCTCCGCCCAGTCTCCCCAGAGCAGCTTTCCCCAACCGGCTGCCGTCTACGCCATCCACGCTCACCAGCAGCTGCCCCATGGCTTCACCAACATGGCCCACGTCACCCAG TTCAGTCTCATCCCTCCCAGCAGCTCCCCTTTCACCCCCCGGGAAACTGAAGACCGTCCTGGCTATGACCTGAGCCctcccggagggaggggaggaggaggaggaggaggaggaggaggaggaggaggagggaggggtctcCCCTCGTGGCTCCTCCCCCAGCAGCTCAGACCcgtcctccagcccccacctcctgTCCCGGGAGCTGGGGAACTCCTACCAAGCACCTTGAATTGGGGGGACCGTGAGGTGGGGCCAGGGTtcagagggggtggaggggccccgtctggcccgccctccccccttattccccttcccctgcccctcccatcctcGCTGGAGACAGAAAATCTTTTATTTTCTATTATTTATAACTTGGCCttgggccccccccacccctga